Genomic segment of Paenibacillus sp. FSL R5-0912:
ATGAAAAAAGACAACCTGTATCCCGATTACATCCTCAGGGGATGTATCTGGGAGTCAGGTTGCCTTGTTCAATAGCTGCTGAATAGACAGGAATGTCCGGGGGTTTCGTACTATACATTCTGAAGCGTACCGCCGAATAGTCTGCGGATATATCCCTCCAGCTTGCCGATATGCGGAACGAAGGTGCTTTTGTCATACACATAATTAGACTGGCTGACCAGCTGTGAATAGATCAGAAACAGAATAGCTGCGAGCTCCCGGTCAATCTGCTTCTCATGCTCGATCAGCAGATACGTTTCATCCAGCGCCTCATATAACTGAAGCAGGGCGGCTTCATTAATGATTTTGCGGCGCAGCGGTACAATGATATCCGTGGCAATAACGTCAATCCGCAGAATTAAAGCTGCCAGTCTCTCGTTCACGCGGTCTCCCTCCTGCTGTGACTGAATGGTTAAAGCGCTTGCTTAATACCATCCTATGTTAGCCGGACCTTGAGCATGCCTTGAGCGGCCGGAACACATTCTGCTTATCTATGTAATTCTGCTTATCTATGTAATTCTTCTTACCTTGTGTATTCCTCATACTCATCTTTCTGGTTATGCCTCGAATACATGTACTCATCATTCTTCAGCTTATACATCTGCCCCATCCCGCCAAATATGAACAGCAGCACTACAAGCAGTGTGTAGGCATAAGTAAATTGATTGAAATAGAAGCACAGCACAACTGCCACTATAATCAGCAGCAGCAGTCCAAGACCTATACGGCTTAAGATTTTTCTCATCAGGGGTTCCTCCGCAGAAATTTTAGTCTTACTGTACCATATTCTGCGGGAGGAATATGTCGAAAGCTGGCGCTATACAAACAGGGAATGTCCCGGGCAGCCGCTTCCCGGCTCCGGGACATCCCCTGATATATGTTATACTTCTTAACCTTTTATAGTAATTTGGAAATCACTGTTCCGGCCAGCAGCTGGCCGAGCGTCTTATCCAGCGGCAGCGGCTTGTTGCCAAGGCAGGTTCTGAGCGCTGTCAGCAGCACCCGAACATCATATTTACTCGGATGGACAGGAATCACTTCTTTTTCGAGCGCCAAAAGATTGTACACTGCCATCATCGCGGAGCGGACCGAATATTCTACGGTAAAGACGCAGTCGTCCGGAACTTCGGCAAACTGGCCGAGGAAGGCCAGATTGGTGCTGCCCTGCGGAATCACCTGCGGGCGGTCTCCTGCGACACGCGGCATGAACTGTGAAGTGATATAAGGCATCATACAAGGAATAACATTGGTCGTATGCTCCAGAATCTCCGGAATGCGGTTCTTCAGACCGATATGGTACATCAGCTCCTCCAGAAGCTCGCGTCCACTGCAGTCACTCATTTTCTTCTTGATATAATCGCCTTCGGCATCCGGGAATAATCCATAGGCCCAGAGCACCTTCACATTCTCCGGCTGGTTAATGAAATGCGGCTGCTTCGGTGCGGTCCAGGACATCATCCAGCTGGAGTCTTTGATGGTCACAACGCCGCCCATACCGGGAGCATCCCCGGTCAGCTCAAGCAGGTACGGGAATACAATATCATCATCGGTAAAGGTCATTGTAAACGACAGCCACTTGGACTTGTCGATGTCCCCGCAGAACACTTCCGGGTGGCCGAAATCCGGAGATTTCGCGGCAAGCTTCTCCCATAGGCTCCAGCAGCCGCGTTCCGTAACAGAGCGGTTCAGAACCGCCGGATGGTCCAAATCGCCCAGGGTGGAGTTCTCTGTCATCGAGCCATTGGTGACCATAACCAGATCTCCGCGTGCTGTTGAGAGGGTCTTCGGTGTTCCGTTTACGAGCAGCTGAATAGCGGTTACGGTCTTCTCCCCGCCGGTGAAATCAAGCTCCAGATCTGTTACCTGATGTCCTTTGTCAAAATGGACCCCCTGGCTTTCCAGCCATTTCATCAAGGGAAGAATCAGTGAATCGAACTGGTTGTATTCGGTATGCAGGATTCCCTTCAGCTGGTTCATCCCGGAGATCAGGTGCATGAAACGTTCCATGTAACGCTTCACCTCAACTACGCTATGCCAATTCTCGAAGGCGAACATTGAGCGCCAGAAATACCAGAAATTCGTCTCCAGGAAGGTCGGGTCAAAAAACTGCTCGATCGTCACCGCTCCGAGTCTTTCTTCCGTCGCCAGAGTGAGCTTGCCCAATTGCAGCGCATGTGCAGTGGAGAGCCCCAGCGTTGAGAAATCGGCGGGCTGCCCTTCCTTTTCTACCAGACGGCAGTGGGATTCGATCGGTTCTGCCAGATTCAGCT
This window contains:
- a CDS encoding oleate hydratase — its product is MGTYQRIHPLVQEGIASRKAYLVGGGIGSLSAAAFLIRDGHMPGRNIHILEQSAVYGGSMDGAGNAKDGYSARGGREIEEHFECFMELFGFIPSLTNPDRTVLDEFRELNLAEPIESHCRLVEKEGQPADFSTLGLSTAHALQLGKLTLATEERLGAVTIEQFFDPTFLETNFWYFWRSMFAFENWHSVVEVKRYMERFMHLISGMNQLKGILHTEYNQFDSLILPLMKWLESQGVHFDKGHQVTDLELDFTGGEKTVTAIQLLVNGTPKTLSTARGDLVMVTNGSMTENSTLGDLDHPAVLNRSVTERGCWSLWEKLAAKSPDFGHPEVFCGDIDKSKWLSFTMTFTDDDIVFPYLLELTGDAPGMGGVVTIKDSSWMMSWTAPKQPHFINQPENVKVLWAYGLFPDAEGDYIKKKMSDCSGRELLEELMYHIGLKNRIPEILEHTTNVIPCMMPYITSQFMPRVAGDRPQVIPQGSTNLAFLGQFAEVPDDCVFTVEYSVRSAMMAVYNLLALEKEVIPVHPSKYDVRVLLTALRTCLGNKPLPLDKTLGQLLAGTVISKLL